The Microcoleus sp. bin38.metabat.b11b12b14.051 genome contains a region encoding:
- a CDS encoding trifunctional serine/threonine-protein kinase/ATP-binding protein/sensor histidine kinase, whose amino-acid sequence MLHFPGYKIFRKIHESDRSLVYQGVRSADGDRAIFKILKQDYPTPAALARHKQEYEIIRSLNLAGVVKAYSLEQYDRYLVIVLEDFGGESLKRLMQSEPFTLSESLGFAIEIADILGELHAANIIHKDINPANIVYNRSTNQLKIIDFGIASVCAPEKLSGETPALKNPHVLEGTLAYMSPEQTGRMNRTLDYRTDYYSLGATLYEMVTRQLPFGTARALELVHCHIAKQPQQAAEVDRTIPAAVSNIIAKLLAKNADDRYQSARGIKADLEECLNQLNTRGKISHISLASQDISDKFQIPQKLYGRETQIKTLVAAWERITDSRPRSPEQKRVEMMFVVGDFGSGKSSLAREIYQPVIEKQGYFISGKFNRLQEKVPYSAVVKAFEDLLQQILGESEIRFKQWRAKILDAIAPNAGVIIDMIPDLELIVGQQPAVPPLDKEQAYNRFNLVFMQFLRVFCSQEHPLVIFLDDLHWADSASLKLIQLMVAGKMATPAHKNIENAQPITASNLSLAPPEYLLIVGAYSYNNVSPLHPLMATVAELPKLGANINQITLAPLEIADITNLIADTLHSDQKSVAPLAGLVRRKTGGNPFFVSEFLKMLHAENLITFSFTRYPQLNFDAALLPGDARELTNNYAQIKTGWQWDIDEIEEMEITNNVVELMIAKLQKLPEATQEVLHLAACAGTDFDLHLLSVICENSLELVFADLLPALESGLILAVSEVNSDVLIMNFKFLHYRVQQAAYALIDEQQQKIFHWQIGCFLWKNTAESRLTDEIFNIVDHINMALKDLLNLTTIFTEEKRYQIAELNLMAGKKAKAAGAYAAAVMYLNLSRRLLADANWVQQYELTLDIYVESVEAAYFSGEFDLMEHLCETVLLQGRTLLDKIKVYEVKIQAYIVQRRQLEAIALAREVLAQFGVSFPDTADESSIQRQLEQARVKLAGKNIEDLIYLPLMTSPEQLAAMRLAASIVPAAFHCAPQLLTPLVLSQINLCIQYGNSPTSALFYVAWGVVLNKEFQDIESANKLGELALNLVSMFNAKSLKCRILYVVAACIAHTKYHVRESLPMFRESYQTALKNGDFELVGYCAKQKSQYAYFVGQELTELKREIAESSKLLAQLKQSINLLCNQIFHQAVLNLLGEADNPCNLSGTACTEEHVVPLLAQAYDRTGLHYFYLHKLVLCYLFGDLSDALKNAAKFREVLPEGTVFLTLPLFYFYDSLAALAAYCEADVLEREVLLNRVGENQKKLQKVAKHAPMNHLQKLYLIEAEKHRVLGENFQAMEEYDRAISLAKENEYLNEEALAHELAAKFYMGWGKDKIARVYLADAHYCYTHWGAKAKVEDLEKKYPRFLIRIPASTIISSDCATITNISNSRDSSRSFDLNAVLKASGAIASEIVLDKLLAKLMRIMLQNAGAEKGFLILENRGQLLVEASGKIDGDRVDILQSIPAERCLPVSIINYVARSKQSVVEDYAAHKGNFSRDPYIVKHHSQSILCAPLLNQGQLIGMIYLENNLTTSAFTDDRVEVLQLLSTQAAVSIANAKLYAEVRESQSNLTQFLEAVPVGIAVHNPKGEVSYINQTGQRLLGKFFAPSATGEELVSGDQIYISGSESPCSEQQLPAKRALNGENAIADNLEVRSSGKIVPFEMHSKPIFDNKNKIVYAITAFSDITARKQADKLVGEYNRTLETQVADRTRELSEALQNLQVTQRELIQSEKMAALGQLVAGVAHEINTPLGAIRSSVDNLADFFNQNLGEIADFFHKMSPQRYSDLMKLLRYEPQAIGFSNREKRQFKRALIQQLSNSSVANPETVADTLVDIGIYDNIESILPLLQDPTSSDILQQAYQLATLQRSTNTIITATDRAAKVVFALKTYSRHNSTGEKVKANIIDGIETILTLYYNQLKHGVELVRDYQDGLPELLCYPDELNQVWTNLIHNALQAMENCGILRVEVRAKNLLLSVSVTDNGKGIAPEVLPRIFEPFFTTKPAGEGTGLGLDIVKKIVEKHSGKIEVTSVIGQTTFTVSIPIARSR is encoded by the coding sequence ATGCTCCACTTTCCAGGCTACAAAATTTTCAGGAAAATTCATGAAAGCGATCGCTCTCTAGTTTACCAGGGAGTGCGATCGGCCGACGGCGATCGCGCAATTTTCAAGATACTCAAGCAAGACTACCCGACTCCGGCAGCACTCGCGCGCCACAAGCAAGAATATGAAATCATCCGCAGCTTAAATCTCGCAGGAGTCGTCAAAGCTTACAGCTTAGAACAGTACGATCGTTATCTGGTTATCGTCCTAGAAGATTTTGGAGGCGAATCTCTCAAAAGGCTGATGCAGTCTGAGCCTTTTACCTTATCGGAATCTCTGGGCTTCGCCATTGAAATAGCCGACATTTTAGGCGAGCTCCACGCTGCGAATATCATACACAAAGATATCAACCCCGCCAACATAGTTTACAATCGCAGCACCAACCAACTCAAAATTATTGACTTTGGAATTGCCAGCGTCTGCGCGCCGGAAAAATTAAGCGGCGAGACGCCCGCCCTCAAAAATCCCCATGTTTTAGAAGGCACTCTCGCCTATATGTCTCCAGAACAAACTGGCAGAATGAACCGCACCCTAGATTATCGCACGGACTATTACTCTCTCGGCGCCACGCTCTATGAAATGGTGACTCGCCAACTGCCTTTTGGAACCGCCCGCGCCCTAGAATTAGTACACTGCCACATTGCCAAACAGCCACAACAGGCCGCCGAAGTCGATCGCACAATTCCCGCAGCAGTTTCCAATATTATCGCCAAATTATTAGCTAAAAATGCAGACGATCGCTACCAAAGTGCCAGAGGCATCAAAGCAGATTTAGAAGAATGTCTAAACCAATTAAACACGCGCGGTAAGATATCACACATCTCCCTAGCCAGCCAAGATATTTCCGATAAATTTCAAATTCCTCAAAAGCTGTACGGACGCGAAACACAAATAAAAACTTTAGTAGCAGCCTGGGAGAGAATTACCGACAGTCGCCCCCGTTCTCCAGAACAAAAACGGGTAGAAATGATGTTTGTAGTAGGTGATTTCGGTAGCGGAAAGTCATCGCTGGCTAGAGAAATTTATCAGCCAGTTATCGAAAAACAGGGCTATTTTATCAGCGGAAAATTTAACAGATTGCAGGAAAAAGTTCCTTACAGTGCTGTCGTAAAAGCTTTTGAAGATTTGCTCCAACAAATTCTTGGAGAAAGCGAAATAAGATTTAAACAATGGCGCGCTAAAATATTAGATGCTATCGCGCCCAACGCTGGAGTAATAATCGATATGATTCCAGATTTAGAATTAATTGTCGGGCAACAACCCGCGGTACCACCGCTAGATAAAGAGCAGGCTTACAATCGTTTTAATCTAGTATTTATGCAATTTCTGCGGGTATTTTGTTCCCAGGAACATCCCTTAGTTATTTTTCTGGACGATTTGCACTGGGCAGACTCGGCTAGCCTAAAATTAATACAACTAATGGTAGCTGGTAAAATGGCAACCCCAGCCCACAAAAATATTGAGAATGCCCAACCAATAACCGCTAGCAACTTATCTCTGGCGCCGCCCGAATATTTATTGATTGTTGGGGCATATAGCTACAACAATGTGAGTCCGCTTCATCCTTTGATGGCGACAGTGGCAGAATTGCCAAAACTGGGAGCAAACATCAATCAAATTACCTTAGCTCCGTTGGAAATAGCAGACATTACTAATTTGATTGCTGACACGTTACACAGCGACCAAAAATCAGTAGCACCCCTAGCAGGATTGGTGAGGCGGAAAACTGGGGGCAATCCTTTCTTTGTGAGTGAATTCCTGAAAATGCTGCACGCCGAAAATTTAATAACTTTTAGTTTTACCAGATATCCCCAGTTAAATTTTGATGCTGCTTTATTGCCAGGTGACGCCCGAGAATTGACCAATAATTATGCACAAATTAAAACAGGATGGCAGTGGGATATTGATGAAATTGAGGAAATGGAAATTACTAATAATGTAGTCGAGTTGATGATTGCAAAATTGCAAAAATTGCCGGAAGCAACCCAGGAAGTTTTACACTTAGCAGCTTGTGCGGGAACAGATTTTGACTTGCACCTGCTGTCTGTGATTTGCGAAAACTCTCTGGAGTTAGTATTTGCCGACCTCCTCCCGGCACTGGAGTCTGGTTTGATATTAGCGGTTTCGGAAGTAAATAGCGATGTGTTAATTATGAATTTTAAGTTTTTGCACTATCGAGTGCAGCAAGCGGCCTATGCTTTGATTGACGAGCAGCAGCAAAAAATATTTCACTGGCAAATAGGTTGCTTTTTATGGAAGAATACAGCGGAATCTCGGCTGACAGATGAGATATTTAATATTGTAGATCATATTAATATGGCTCTCAAAGATCTTTTGAATTTAACAACGATATTTACTGAGGAAAAACGATATCAAATTGCTGAGTTAAATTTGATGGCTGGCAAAAAAGCTAAGGCGGCTGGGGCTTATGCTGCTGCGGTTATGTATTTAAATCTCAGTCGGAGATTGCTGGCCGATGCAAACTGGGTACAGCAGTATGAATTAACTTTAGATATTTATGTAGAATCAGTTGAGGCTGCGTATTTTAGCGGCGAATTTGATCTGATGGAACATTTATGTGAGACTGTCTTGTTGCAAGGGAGAACTCTGCTGGATAAAATCAAAGTTTATGAGGTAAAAATTCAAGCTTATATCGTGCAGAGGAGACAGCTAGAAGCGATCGCTCTCGCCCGGGAAGTGCTAGCACAATTTGGCGTCAGTTTTCCAGACACTGCTGACGAGTCAAGCATTCAGCGACAATTAGAGCAAGCACGGGTCAAATTAGCCGGAAAAAATATCGAAGACTTAATTTATCTGCCTTTGATGACTTCTCCGGAACAACTCGCAGCAATGCGGCTCGCCGCGAGTATAGTTCCTGCTGCCTTTCACTGCGCTCCTCAACTATTAACTCCGCTAGTTTTGTCACAGATTAATTTATGTATTCAGTATGGAAATTCACCGACTTCTGCATTATTTTATGTGGCTTGGGGCGTAGTTTTAAACAAGGAATTTCAAGATATTGAATCTGCGAATAAGTTAGGCGAATTGGCTTTAAACTTAGTATCGATGTTCAATGCCAAAAGCCTCAAATGTAGGATTTTATATGTAGTAGCAGCTTGTATCGCTCACACGAAGTACCATGTCAGGGAAAGCCTGCCCATGTTCCGAGAAAGCTATCAAACTGCGCTCAAAAATGGAGATTTTGAGTTAGTCGGTTATTGTGCCAAACAAAAATCTCAATATGCTTATTTTGTGGGGCAAGAACTTACAGAACTAAAACGCGAAATTGCCGAGTCTAGCAAGTTGCTAGCTCAACTCAAGCAATCCATAAACTTGCTGTGCAATCAAATATTTCATCAAGCGGTGCTTAACTTGCTGGGCGAGGCAGATAATCCCTGCAATTTATCCGGGACAGCTTGCACGGAAGAACACGTGGTGCCGCTGCTGGCACAAGCATACGATCGCACTGGGCTTCATTACTTTTATTTGCACAAACTCGTACTTTGTTATTTGTTTGGCGATTTGTCCGATGCACTGAAGAATGCCGCAAAGTTTAGAGAAGTTTTACCGGAAGGAACTGTTTTTTTAACTCTGCCACTGTTCTATTTTTACGATTCTTTGGCTGCACTAGCAGCGTATTGTGAGGCGGATGTATTGGAACGAGAAGTTTTGCTAAACAGAGTAGGAGAAAACCAAAAAAAATTGCAGAAAGTGGCGAAACACGCCCCGATGAATCACTTGCAGAAATTGTATCTGATTGAGGCAGAGAAACATCGGGTTTTGGGCGAGAATTTTCAGGCAATGGAAGAGTACGATCGCGCGATTAGTTTAGCCAAGGAAAACGAATATCTTAACGAAGAGGCTCTCGCTCACGAATTGGCGGCTAAATTTTATATGGGTTGGGGGAAAGATAAGATTGCGCGAGTTTATTTGGCGGATGCTCATTACTGCTACACCCACTGGGGAGCGAAAGCCAAAGTTGAGGATTTGGAAAAAAAGTATCCCCGATTTTTAATCAGAATTCCGGCGTCAACCATCATCAGCAGCGATTGCGCTACGATTACGAATATTTCCAACAGCCGCGATTCCAGCCGAAGTTTTGATTTGAATGCAGTGCTGAAAGCCTCTGGTGCGATCGCTAGCGAGATTGTTCTGGACAAGTTACTGGCGAAGTTAATGAGAATTATGTTGCAAAATGCGGGGGCGGAAAAGGGATTTTTGATTTTGGAAAACCGAGGTCAGTTGCTGGTAGAAGCTTCGGGAAAAATAGATGGCGATCGCGTCGATATTTTGCAGTCGATTCCTGCCGAGCGATGCCTGCCTGTTTCCATCATTAACTATGTCGCCCGCAGCAAACAAAGTGTTGTCGAAGATTACGCAGCTCATAAAGGAAACTTTAGTCGCGATCCGTATATTGTCAAACATCATTCTCAATCTATATTGTGCGCGCCTTTGCTGAATCAAGGTCAATTAATTGGGATGATTTATTTAGAAAATAATCTGACTACCAGTGCTTTTACTGATGACAGGGTAGAGGTTTTGCAACTATTGTCTACCCAGGCTGCTGTTTCGATTGCTAATGCTAAACTTTATGCAGAAGTGCGGGAAAGTCAAAGCAATTTGACGCAGTTTTTAGAAGCTGTGCCGGTGGGAATAGCCGTGCACAATCCTAAGGGCGAGGTATCCTATATCAATCAAACTGGACAGCGGTTGCTGGGTAAATTTTTTGCGCCGTCAGCTACAGGTGAAGAGTTGGTGTCAGGTGATCAAATTTATATTTCAGGAAGCGAGAGCCCGTGTTCTGAACAACAATTGCCGGCCAAGCGAGCGCTCAATGGTGAAAATGCGATCGCTGATAATTTAGAAGTTCGCAGCTCCGGTAAAATCGTGCCTTTTGAAATGCACTCGAAACCAATTTTTGACAACAAAAACAAGATTGTCTACGCGATTACGGCTTTCAGCGACATCACCGCTCGCAAACAAGCTGACAAGTTGGTAGGAGAGTACAATAGAACCTTGGAAACGCAAGTAGCCGATCGCACCCGAGAACTTTCCGAAGCCCTGCAAAACCTGCAAGTCACGCAGCGAGAGCTGATTCAATCAGAAAAAATGGCAGCATTGGGACAGCTTGTTGCCGGCGTGGCTCACGAAATTAATACTCCCCTGGGTGCGATTCGCTCGTCAGTCGATAATTTAGCCGACTTTTTTAATCAAAATCTTGGCGAAATCGCCGATTTTTTCCACAAAATGTCCCCGCAACGTTACTCTGATTTAATGAAGCTGCTGCGATACGAGCCGCAGGCGATCGGCTTTTCCAACAGAGAAAAACGCCAGTTTAAAAGAGCTTTGATTCAGCAGCTATCAAACAGCTCTGTTGCCAATCCAGAAACAGTAGCCGACACTTTAGTTGACATCGGCATTTACGACAATATCGAATCTATTTTGCCTTTGCTGCAAGACCCCACCAGCTCGGATATTTTGCAGCAGGCTTATCAACTTGCTACTTTGCAAAGAAGCACGAATACTATTATCACAGCTACAGATAGAGCAGCTAAAGTAGTTTTTGCTTTAAAAACATATTCTCGACATAATTCTACGGGAGAAAAAGTAAAAGCCAATATTATTGACGGTATTGAAACTATATTAACTCTTTATTACAACCAACTCAAGCACGGGGTAGAATTGGTCAGAGATTATCAAGATGGACTGCCTGAATTGTTGTGCTATCCAGACGAACTCAATCAAGTTTGGACAAATCTGATTCACAATGCCCTGCAAGCGATGGAAAATTGCGGAATTTTAAGAGTAGAGGTGAGAGCCAAAAATTTGCTGCTGAGCGTCAGCGTCACGGATAATGGTAAGGGAATTGCGCCGGAGGTTTTGCCGCGAATATTTGAGCCGTTTTTTACCACAAAACCCGCAGGTGAAGGCACTGGCTTGGGACTGGATATTGTGAAAAAAATTGTGGAAAAACATTCGGGTAAAATAGAAGTAACATCAGTTATCGGTCAAACGACCTTTACCGTGTCAATTCCGATCGCCCGATCGCGCTAG
- a CDS encoding CBS domain-containing protein, producing MSRKVSDSQSLLQQAIDPKLPVVPPDTPLKVAIAAMTSARASCILIASDRQLLGILTERDVVKITAREIPLAGVAISAVMTQNPIAISLERSQNIFKVLSILRSSSRAALTAKIRHLPVTDEGGNLIGAITPEGIRQILKPGDLLQMRRAGEIMNPEVVVASTNTSVLEVAKLMATQRKSCTVICTDCDNSHQKPVGIITEGDIVKFQAAELDCVGKATAAAMSFPLIVLEVKATMWEAHQFMQQQRIRRLVVADEAGYLAGIVTQSSLLYALEPVEMLANVEVLQETVAEKMLEFKKVNEQLETQALHRSDVEEQLRMLNEGLEEQIKLRTLELIKANNQLKNEIQERATAEAEIRRLNTELEQRVRERTLELAATNENLQQEVRERQLLEEKLHFSESKVRAVFEAMPDIVLVLDSQGNIEVLPTNTAEFSEPDCDIVSLTVEHFFDDDNPDDWWMLVQQVLETQQTLNFDYSLIVSGREIWFSACISLFSKNAVIWVARNISARKLAESAVSQKNSELAHTLEELKRTQKELIQSEKMAALGQLIAGVAHEINSPLGAIRSSVQNIADFWTEQLHHLPMFFQQLSPERQQDFFALLHNSSQEIDTLSSKEKRHLKKKLQRELESAGIDGADSIACTLLDIGICKNLETLLPLLQDSTSSNILQTAYEFATVQKSTKNITTATDRAAKIVFALKSYSRYDQSGSKAIANITDGIDTVLTLYQYQIKHGVEVVRNYGNDLPSVLCYPDELNQVWTNLLHNALQAMGNKGVLKIDVKYQDRAISVIITDSGKGIPPEIMPRIFEPFFTTKPPGEGSGLGLDIVNKIIEKHQGKLQVESVPGETKFTVCLPV from the coding sequence ATGTCAAGAAAAGTTTCTGATAGCCAAAGCTTGCTACAACAGGCGATCGACCCCAAACTGCCGGTGGTGCCTCCTGACACGCCTTTGAAAGTGGCGATCGCAGCCATGACATCCGCGAGGGCCAGTTGCATTTTAATCGCGAGCGATCGCCAACTGCTGGGAATTTTGACAGAGCGCGACGTTGTGAAAATAACTGCTCGGGAAATACCGCTAGCGGGGGTGGCAATTTCTGCGGTAATGACGCAAAATCCGATCGCAATTTCCTTGGAGCGATCGCAGAATATCTTCAAAGTATTGAGCATATTGCGATCCTCTTCGAGGGCTGCGCTAACGGCAAAAATTCGTCACTTGCCCGTCACAGACGAAGGCGGAAACTTGATCGGCGCCATCACCCCAGAAGGTATCCGTCAAATCCTGAAACCGGGCGACTTGCTGCAAATGCGGCGCGCCGGAGAAATTATGAATCCAGAAGTAGTAGTTGCCTCAACTAACACCTCTGTTTTAGAAGTCGCAAAACTGATGGCAACCCAGCGCAAAAGCTGCACAGTCATTTGCACTGATTGCGACAACAGCCATCAGAAACCGGTGGGCATAATTACAGAAGGCGACATTGTTAAATTCCAAGCTGCCGAACTCGATTGCGTCGGTAAAGCAACCGCCGCCGCCATGAGTTTTCCCTTAATAGTGCTAGAAGTAAAAGCCACAATGTGGGAGGCTCACCAGTTCATGCAGCAGCAACGCATTCGGCGCTTGGTGGTGGCGGACGAGGCAGGATATTTAGCCGGGATTGTGACCCAAAGTAGCCTGTTGTATGCCTTAGAGCCAGTAGAAATGCTCGCCAATGTCGAGGTTTTGCAGGAAACAGTTGCCGAAAAAATGCTGGAGTTTAAAAAAGTGAACGAACAATTGGAAACACAAGCACTGCACAGAAGCGATGTAGAGGAACAGTTGCGGATGTTAAATGAAGGTTTAGAAGAACAAATTAAGCTGCGAACTTTAGAATTAATTAAAGCTAACAATCAGTTAAAGAACGAAATACAAGAACGCGCCACCGCTGAAGCTGAAATCCGCCGCCTCAACACCGAACTGGAACAGCGAGTGCGAGAGCGCACGCTTGAACTAGCAGCAACCAATGAAAATTTGCAGCAAGAAGTTAGGGAACGCCAATTGTTAGAAGAAAAGTTGCATTTTTCTGAAAGCAAAGTCCGTGCAGTTTTTGAAGCGATGCCAGACATCGTTCTCGTGCTTGACAGTCAGGGTAACATAGAAGTTTTACCGACAAATACGGCGGAGTTTTCCGAGCCGGATTGCGACATAGTAAGTTTGACAGTCGAACATTTTTTTGACGACGACAACCCAGATGATTGGTGGATGCTAGTTCAGCAAGTGTTAGAAACGCAACAAACGCTCAATTTTGACTACAGTTTAATAGTTAGCGGTCGCGAAATTTGGTTTTCAGCCTGCATTTCTCTGTTCTCAAAAAATGCAGTAATTTGGGTTGCCCGCAACATCAGCGCCCGCAAACTAGCAGAGTCAGCGGTGTCTCAAAAAAATAGTGAATTAGCTCATACCCTGGAAGAACTGAAGCGCACTCAAAAAGAACTGATTCAATCAGAAAAAATGGCAGCTCTCGGACAGTTAATTGCCGGAGTTGCCCACGAAATCAATTCTCCTTTAGGGGCGATTCGCTCCTCGGTGCAGAACATCGCCGACTTCTGGACTGAACAATTGCACCACTTACCGATGTTTTTCCAACAACTATCCCCGGAACGACAGCAGGATTTCTTTGCCCTGCTGCACAACTCTAGTCAAGAAATAGACACCTTATCTAGTAAAGAAAAACGTCACTTGAAAAAAAAATTGCAGCGGGAATTAGAATCAGCAGGGATTGACGGCGCCGACAGCATTGCCTGTACGTTATTAGATATTGGCATCTGCAAAAACCTTGAAACTTTGTTACCTTTGTTGCAAGACAGCACAAGTTCAAATATTTTACAAACTGCCTACGAATTTGCTACGGTACAAAAAAGCACTAAAAATATTACTACTGCGACCGATCGGGCAGCAAAAATCGTTTTTGCTTTGAAAAGCTACTCTCGTTACGACCAGTCTGGCTCCAAGGCGATCGCAAATATTACCGACGGCATTGATACTGTTTTAACACTTTATCAATACCAAATTAAACACGGTGTGGAAGTAGTCAGAAACTATGGTAATGATTTACCCTCTGTGCTATGCTATCCTGATGAACTTAATCAAGTTTGGACAAATTTGCTTCACAATGCTTTACAAGCAATGGGCAACAAAGGAGTGTTAAAAATTGATGTCAAATACCAAGATCGTGCAATATCAGTCATTATTACCGACAGCGGAAAAGGAATTCCCCCTGAGATTATGCCGAGAATTTTTGAGCCTTTTTTCACGACTAAACCTCCAGGAGAAGGCAGCGGTTTGGGATTGGATATAGTTAATAAAATCATTGAAAAACACCAAGGAAAACTACAAGTAGAAAGCGTGCCAGGGGAAACCAAATTTACCGTATGCCTGCCAGTATAA
- a CDS encoding response regulator: MPKPVILCVDDEMVILNSLKIQLKKEFGDDYLYEVAENAEEALEIIEEIQAEEESDILVIVSDWLMPGLKGDEFLIGVHKKYPKIVKVMLTGQADELAIERVKQQANLHRCLYKPWDGQELVETIKSGLAKI, encoded by the coding sequence ATGCCGAAGCCAGTAATTTTGTGCGTTGATGATGAAATGGTAATTTTAAACAGTTTGAAGATTCAACTCAAAAAGGAATTTGGCGATGATTACCTCTACGAAGTCGCAGAAAATGCCGAGGAAGCTCTAGAAATTATCGAGGAAATTCAAGCAGAAGAGGAAAGCGATATTTTGGTCATAGTATCTGACTGGTTAATGCCTGGTCTTAAAGGAGATGAATTTTTGATTGGGGTTCACAAAAAATATCCTAAGATTGTGAAAGTCATGCTAACGGGGCAAGCCGACGAACTAGCAATAGAACGGGTGAAACAGCAAGCCAACTTGCACCGCTGCTTGTACAAGCCGTGGGATGGCCAAGAATTAGTAGAAACGATAAAATCGGGTTTGGCAAAAATATGA